A window from Embleya scabrispora encodes these proteins:
- the lanL gene encoding class IV lanthionine synthetase LanL, with product MGKVRAVPDGSVQDLSRRLDTLIAGHDRRHRADSVWLHLFDPRMPPMDHGWKLHVSTRPEDFTETLDLLVPVLLRYTCLAKFAAGTAVLEEINAGVRDPALVGKAITVYPRERDVAALGRELAEALAGRGGPRVLGDRRVRPDAPVYYRYGPFRASGGDDAALVMTGPDGQRFPGRATVRYRQPPWAADPFGAAAPTPGRTARLIGGRYRLTGGIARSPHGDVYRALDNATGDRVVIKQARAYAGEDGGGLDARDRLRHERAVLGALSGLDGVPRVIDHLRHGEDEYLVTTDCGPGDLRRDVLGHGPYPGDARSGRRISELARRLLAVLDGIHERGVVVCDLKPANVVLDADGNARIVDFGISALDTRRPAGGTPGYTPAPDPDGGSPVPVDDLYALGATLHYALTGLDPVIVDPDPAVNRQRTLACLAAALPGVAHRPVRAMVAALLSPDPAERSACARRLRAGRPEPAPGRRLPAPPRVTAALLDDVIGHTVAACVRGVADWPAASGPRPGSTLTLYVGAAGVGLELLHHTDRPDVAGAVAHLAHRTAAHPELGELSDTLYTGRTGVDLFLWAAADLPGGAPAPDTPPAARPYDDTGDQIGGAAGGGTGHLLLAAAARAAGDPERAGVHLAAAAHCAGLLVARHGEPGPDELGLPPASSRAAYAHGFAHGRAGIVYFLDAYRRTDPHAAPAVHAAAREGLADLAARTPDLLASAALPGAARNFGSWCRGMAGIGTTLIAAGVADGDPKLLEPGLRCARLCHSLAPRMSLVSQCCGLSGIGELLVDAAVATGDDELWRAAEDVIGLILARSGGTARRPLLPDNSRTASSPAWGTGSAGVLSFFRRVRQRGGQRLLAPTTSP from the coding sequence GTGGGCAAGGTGCGGGCGGTCCCCGACGGATCCGTACAGGACCTGAGTCGGCGTCTGGACACGCTGATCGCCGGCCACGATCGACGTCACCGTGCGGACTCGGTCTGGCTCCACCTGTTCGATCCGCGCATGCCTCCGATGGACCACGGGTGGAAGTTGCACGTCTCGACCCGCCCCGAGGACTTCACCGAGACGCTGGACCTGCTGGTCCCGGTGCTGCTGCGGTACACCTGCCTGGCCAAGTTCGCGGCCGGCACCGCCGTGCTGGAGGAGATCAACGCCGGCGTCCGCGATCCCGCCCTCGTCGGCAAGGCGATCACCGTCTACCCGCGCGAGCGGGACGTGGCCGCGCTCGGCCGGGAACTCGCCGAGGCGCTGGCCGGTCGCGGCGGGCCGCGGGTGCTCGGCGACCGCCGGGTCCGGCCCGACGCTCCCGTCTACTACCGGTACGGGCCCTTCCGGGCGAGCGGCGGCGATGACGCGGCGCTGGTGATGACCGGCCCCGATGGGCAGCGCTTTCCGGGCCGGGCCACCGTGCGCTATCGGCAACCCCCTTGGGCCGCGGACCCGTTCGGCGCCGCCGCGCCCACGCCCGGCCGCACCGCCCGGCTGATCGGCGGCCGGTACCGGCTCACCGGTGGCATCGCCCGCTCCCCGCACGGCGACGTCTACCGCGCCCTCGACAACGCGACCGGCGACCGCGTGGTGATCAAACAGGCCCGGGCGTACGCCGGGGAGGACGGCGGCGGCCTGGACGCCAGGGACCGGCTGCGGCACGAACGCGCGGTGCTGGGCGCGCTGTCCGGCCTCGACGGCGTGCCCCGGGTGATCGACCACCTGCGGCACGGCGAGGACGAGTACCTGGTCACCACCGATTGTGGCCCCGGCGATCTGCGCCGCGATGTGCTCGGCCACGGCCCCTACCCGGGCGACGCCCGCTCCGGCCGACGGATCTCCGAGTTGGCCCGCCGACTGCTCGCGGTGCTCGACGGCATCCACGAGCGCGGCGTGGTGGTGTGCGACCTCAAGCCGGCCAACGTGGTGCTGGACGCCGACGGCAACGCCCGGATCGTCGACTTCGGGATCAGCGCGCTGGACACCCGCCGCCCGGCCGGCGGCACTCCCGGCTACACCCCGGCGCCCGATCCGGACGGCGGCTCGCCGGTCCCGGTCGACGACCTGTACGCGCTGGGCGCCACGCTGCACTACGCGCTGACCGGCCTCGACCCGGTGATCGTCGACCCCGATCCGGCGGTGAACCGTCAGCGTACGCTCGCCTGCCTGGCCGCCGCGCTGCCCGGGGTCGCCCATCGGCCGGTCCGGGCCATGGTGGCCGCGCTGCTCAGCCCCGATCCGGCCGAACGGTCCGCCTGCGCGCGGCGGTTGCGGGCCGGGCGGCCCGAACCGGCGCCCGGCCGCCGACTGCCGGCGCCGCCCCGGGTCACCGCCGCGCTCCTGGACGACGTGATCGGCCACACCGTCGCCGCCTGTGTGCGCGGTGTCGCCGACTGGCCCGCCGCCTCGGGCCCGCGTCCCGGCTCGACGCTGACCCTGTACGTGGGCGCCGCCGGCGTCGGCCTCGAACTGCTGCACCACACCGACCGCCCGGACGTCGCCGGCGCCGTCGCGCACCTCGCCCACCGCACCGCGGCCCACCCGGAACTGGGCGAACTGTCCGACACGTTGTACACCGGCCGCACCGGCGTCGACCTCTTCCTCTGGGCCGCCGCCGACCTGCCGGGCGGTGCGCCGGCCCCGGACACGCCGCCCGCGGCGAGGCCCTACGACGACACCGGCGACCAGATCGGCGGCGCGGCCGGCGGCGGCACCGGACACCTGCTCCTGGCCGCCGCGGCTCGGGCGGCGGGCGACCCGGAGCGGGCGGGCGTACACCTGGCCGCCGCCGCGCACTGCGCCGGCCTGCTCGTGGCCCGCCACGGCGAGCCTGGACCCGACGAACTCGGGCTGCCCCCGGCCTCCTCCCGTGCGGCCTACGCCCACGGGTTCGCGCACGGCCGGGCCGGCATCGTGTACTTCCTCGACGCCTACCGGCGCACCGACCCCCACGCGGCGCCGGCCGTGCACGCCGCCGCCCGGGAGGGTCTGGCCGACCTCGCCGCGCGCACCCCCGACCTGCTCGCCTCGGCCGCCCTCCCCGGCGCCGCCCGCAACTTCGGGTCCTGGTGCCGCGGCATGGCCGGCATCGGTACGACGCTGATCGCCGCCGGGGTCGCGGATGGGGACCCGAAGCTGCTCGAACCGGGCCTGCGCTGCGCCCGGTTGTGCCACTCCCTCGCGCCGCGGATGAGCCTGGTGTCCCAGTGTTGCGGCCTGTCCGGCATCGGCGAACTGCTCGTGGACGCCGCCGTCGCGACCGGCGACGACGAACTGTGGCGGGCCGCCGAGGACGTGATCGGCCTGATCCTGGCCCGCAGCGGCGGCACCGCGCGCCGCCCCCTGCTGCCGGACAACTCCCGCACCGCGTCGAGCCCGGCGTGGGGCACGGGCAGCGCGGGTGTCCTCTCCTTCTTCCGCCGGGTGCGACAACGCGGCGGGCAGCGGCTGTTGGCGCCGACGACGAGTCCGTGA
- a CDS encoding cytochrome b, with protein sequence MSTGGISAAGNGAGGNGAGSDRPGGNGAARHAGPAKGGENTRLPVPDGAGVRFADAIDSRLGIYGATKRHLRKVFPDHWTFMLGEIALYSFIVLLLTGVFLTLFFQPSMTQVVYDGSYVPLQGVHMSQAYASTLDISFDTRGGLMIRQVHHWAALIFIAALFVHMFRIFFTGAFRKPRDLNWLFGFLLLVLAMVNGFAGYSLPDDLLSGTGLRIAEGVCLAIPLVGTYLQFFLFGGEFPGDDIVPRLFTIHVLLIPAIMVGLVTVHLTLVWYQKHTQFVGPGRTEKNVVGAPFMPVYAAKAGGFFFLVFGVTALLGGLVQINPIWSYGPYNPGQITAGSQPDWYIGFLEGALRIMPNWEWNVWGHTLSFNVLIPTLIVPGVLFTLIAAYPWVESWITGDKREHHILDRPRNMPVRTGLGVGWIVAYGVLWVCGGNDVIATRFHLSINTITWVGRFAFLIAPVLAYLVTVRICKGLQRRDRDKVLHGRETGVIKKLPHGEYVEIHEPLDPALRHRLTAHEQPRPYALVPAVDENGVARRVTRSQKLRVRMSHWYFAEPIAKATPEEFRELTEGPEHHHEHS encoded by the coding sequence ATGAGCACAGGGGGCATAAGCGCAGCAGGCAACGGCGCGGGCGGCAATGGCGCGGGGAGCGACAGACCGGGAGGCAACGGCGCCGCGCGGCACGCCGGCCCGGCCAAGGGCGGGGAGAACACCCGACTCCCCGTCCCGGACGGCGCGGGCGTGCGGTTCGCCGACGCCATCGACAGCCGACTGGGCATCTACGGCGCGACCAAGAGACACCTGCGCAAGGTCTTTCCGGACCACTGGACGTTCATGCTCGGCGAGATCGCCCTGTACAGCTTCATCGTCCTGCTGCTGACCGGCGTCTTCCTCACGCTGTTCTTCCAGCCGAGCATGACCCAGGTCGTCTACGACGGCTCGTACGTACCGCTACAGGGCGTGCACATGTCCCAGGCGTACGCCTCGACCCTCGACATCAGCTTCGACACACGCGGTGGCCTGATGATCCGTCAGGTCCACCACTGGGCCGCGCTGATCTTCATCGCCGCGCTGTTCGTGCACATGTTCCGGATCTTCTTCACCGGCGCGTTCCGCAAACCCCGGGACCTCAACTGGCTGTTCGGCTTCCTGTTGCTGGTACTGGCCATGGTCAACGGCTTCGCCGGCTATTCACTCCCCGACGACCTGCTCTCCGGCACCGGCCTGCGCATCGCCGAGGGGGTCTGTCTGGCCATCCCGCTCGTCGGTACCTACCTGCAATTCTTCCTGTTCGGCGGGGAGTTCCCGGGCGACGACATCGTGCCGCGCCTGTTCACGATCCACGTCCTGCTGATCCCGGCGATCATGGTCGGCCTGGTCACGGTGCACCTGACCCTGGTCTGGTACCAAAAGCACACCCAGTTCGTCGGCCCGGGCCGGACCGAGAAGAACGTGGTCGGCGCGCCGTTCATGCCGGTCTACGCGGCCAAGGCGGGCGGCTTCTTCTTCCTCGTCTTCGGCGTCACCGCGCTCCTGGGCGGCCTGGTGCAGATCAACCCGATCTGGTCCTACGGCCCCTACAACCCCGGCCAGATCACCGCCGGTTCGCAACCCGACTGGTACATCGGATTCCTCGAAGGCGCCCTGCGCATCATGCCCAACTGGGAGTGGAACGTCTGGGGCCACACGCTCAGCTTCAACGTGCTGATCCCGACCCTGATCGTCCCGGGCGTACTGTTCACCCTCATCGCCGCGTACCCGTGGGTGGAGAGCTGGATCACCGGCGACAAGCGCGAGCACCACATCCTGGACCGGCCGCGCAACATGCCGGTCCGCACCGGGCTGGGCGTCGGCTGGATCGTCGCCTACGGCGTGTTGTGGGTCTGCGGCGGCAACGACGTAATCGCCACCCGCTTCCACCTGTCGATCAACACCATCACGTGGGTCGGCCGCTTCGCCTTCCTGATCGCCCCGGTCCTCGCCTATCTGGTCACCGTACGCATCTGCAAGGGCCTCCAGCGCCGGGACCGGGACAAGGTGCTGCACGGCCGCGAGACCGGTGTGATCAAGAAGCTCCCGCACGGCGAGTACGTCGAGATCCACGAACCGCTCGACCCCGCACTGCGGCACCGCCTCACCGCGCACGAACAGCCCAGGCCGTACGCCCTGGTCCCGGCCGTGGACGAGAACGGCGTGGCCCGCCGGGTCACCCGCTCGCAGAAGTTGCGGGTACGGATGTCGCACTGGTATTTCGCCGAGCCGATCGCGAAGGCCACCCCCGAGGAGTTCCGGGAACTGACCGAGGGGCCCGAACACCACCACGAACACTCCTGA
- a CDS encoding helix-turn-helix domain-containing protein: MRHVAPGARETRTAERISTPTADEPIRMIVARNVRMLARRDGYTDGAIGEALGHGRSWAWRRFTGELPFDLNDVERLAELFQVDPAHLLAPAHTWAPDPSRRAVS, from the coding sequence ATGAGGCATGTGGCGCCTGGGGCGCGTGAGACCAGAACGGCGGAGCGGATATCGACCCCGACCGCCGACGAACCCATCCGGATGATCGTGGCGCGCAACGTGCGGATGCTCGCCCGGCGCGACGGCTACACCGACGGGGCCATCGGCGAGGCGCTGGGCCACGGCCGCTCCTGGGCATGGCGGCGGTTCACCGGCGAACTGCCCTTCGACCTCAACGACGTGGAGCGCCTGGCCGAGCTGTTCCAGGTCGACCCGGCACACCTGCTCGCCCCCGCTCACACGTGGGCGCCCGACCCGTCCCGGAGGGCGGTCTCATGA
- a CDS encoding DUF5997 family protein yields the protein MTSHKTTQTMKPATAAKKLGVYLEATPAEFREGVVSRDELNALQADPPQWLRELRANGPHPRPVVAAKLGVSIAGLARGGITEALTTEQIDALKEEGPEWLLHERAVQADVRKEAVRIKEKNQAREAKEAKEQERPTPARRPRS from the coding sequence ATGACGTCGCACAAGACCACCCAGACGATGAAGCCCGCGACCGCGGCGAAGAAGCTGGGCGTATACCTCGAGGCCACCCCCGCCGAGTTCCGGGAAGGTGTCGTCTCCCGCGACGAACTGAACGCACTTCAGGCCGACCCGCCGCAGTGGCTGCGCGAGCTGCGCGCCAACGGCCCGCACCCCCGTCCCGTGGTCGCGGCGAAGCTGGGCGTGTCCATCGCCGGGCTCGCGCGCGGCGGGATCACCGAGGCGCTGACCACCGAGCAGATCGACGCGCTGAAGGAGGAGGGCCCGGAGTGGCTGCTCCACGAGCGCGCCGTCCAAGCCGACGTCCGCAAGGAAGCGGTCCGAATCAAGGAGAAGAACCAGGCCAGGGAGGCCAAGGAGGCCAAGGAGCAGGAGCGCCCCACCCCGGCCCGCCGCCCCCGTTCCTGA
- a CDS encoding hemerythrin domain-containing protein — MPSTVPSRSHHGRTADGPRPDPLLIHAVHHALRRDLADLVEWARTCVPVAGPGWNRFRHYLTLHHRAEDATLWPVLREMSDRGSPLHRLTAAMAEEHHRLDELVATIDDCLSGRGPASRTFEYVTRLDTALTAHLDFEDATLLPLVSTLITPREWAHFDVAQRSPLYLVEGAQFLSWLLEGVPADREPAIRHVFPPAVRLTHRILRTRHVRW; from the coding sequence ATGCCCTCGACCGTCCCGTCCCGTTCGCATCACGGCCGTACCGCCGACGGGCCGCGCCCCGATCCGCTCCTGATCCACGCGGTCCACCACGCGCTGCGCCGGGACCTGGCCGACCTGGTCGAATGGGCGCGGACCTGCGTGCCGGTGGCCGGCCCCGGGTGGAACCGGTTCCGGCACTACCTCACCCTCCATCACCGGGCCGAGGACGCCACCCTGTGGCCGGTGCTGCGCGAGATGTCCGACCGGGGGTCTCCACTGCACCGGCTGACGGCGGCGATGGCGGAGGAGCACCACCGGCTGGACGAACTGGTGGCCACCATCGACGACTGCCTGAGCGGACGCGGGCCGGCGAGCCGCACGTTCGAATATGTGACGCGGTTGGACACCGCGCTCACCGCGCACCTCGACTTCGAGGACGCGACCCTGCTCCCGCTGGTCTCGACGCTGATCACGCCGCGCGAGTGGGCCCACTTCGACGTGGCCCAGCGATCACCGCTCTACCTGGTCGAGGGCGCGCAGTTCCTGTCCTGGCTCCTCGAAGGGGTACCCGCCGACCGAGAGCCCGCAATCCGACACGTATTCCCACCCGCCGTCCGCCTGACCCACCGCATACTGCGCACAAGGCACGTGCGCTGGTAA
- a CDS encoding LysR family substrate-binding domain-containing protein, with product MTGAETPSSFRLAYVPGVTPAKWVRIWNERLPDVSLTLLAVTAADAGEALRGGGADAGLVRLPMDRTGLNTIPMYTETTVVVIPKDHDVTAVDEVSVDDLADFVLLHPLDDPLDWTGGPPGVPAKERPATTADAIELVAAGVGLLIVPQSLARLHHRKDLTYRPLTGAGETTDDAADVPQSRVALAWPEGEPSELMEEFIGIIRGRTVNSSRGRTPTPPQPKSAKAAAKRPDTRHKPSGTGATGRGSRGGPGSGKSGKRGKPRGR from the coding sequence GTGACAGGCGCGGAAACACCCTCTTCGTTCCGGCTCGCCTACGTTCCGGGGGTGACCCCCGCCAAATGGGTGCGGATCTGGAACGAGCGGTTGCCCGACGTGTCCCTGACGTTGCTCGCGGTGACCGCCGCCGATGCGGGCGAGGCGCTGCGGGGCGGTGGCGCGGACGCGGGTCTGGTGCGGTTGCCGATGGATCGGACCGGGCTGAACACGATCCCCATGTACACCGAGACCACCGTGGTCGTGATCCCCAAGGACCACGACGTGACGGCGGTTGACGAGGTCTCCGTCGACGACCTGGCCGACTTCGTGCTGCTGCACCCGCTGGACGACCCGCTCGACTGGACCGGCGGCCCGCCCGGCGTCCCGGCCAAGGAGCGGCCGGCAACCACGGCGGACGCGATCGAGCTGGTGGCGGCCGGGGTGGGGCTGCTGATCGTCCCGCAGTCGCTGGCCCGACTGCACCACCGCAAGGACCTGACGTATCGACCGCTGACCGGGGCGGGCGAGACGACCGACGATGCGGCCGACGTGCCGCAGTCGCGGGTCGCGCTGGCCTGGCCGGAGGGGGAGCCCTCCGAGCTGATGGAGGAATTCATCGGCATCATCCGGGGACGGACGGTCAACAGCTCGCGCGGACGTACACCCACCCCACCGCAGCCCAAGTCGGCGAAGGCGGCGGCCAAACGCCCCGACACACGCCACAAGCCGAGCGGCACCGGCGCAACCGGCCGGGGCTCACGCGGCGGCCCAGGCTCCGGCAAATCCGGCAAACGCGGAAAACCCCGCGGCCGCTGA
- a CDS encoding SflA family class IV lanthipeptide — protein MSPVKVEIRDAGPLDVEVEEELVEFEDETNPERRIESCLADPWVTATTRVGCDWA, from the coding sequence ATGAGCCCCGTGAAGGTAGAGATCCGCGACGCCGGACCGCTCGACGTCGAGGTCGAGGAGGAACTGGTCGAGTTCGAGGACGAGACCAACCCGGAACGCCGGATCGAGTCGTGTCTGGCCGACCCGTGGGTGACCGCCACCACCCGCGTGGGGTGCGACTGGGCCTGA
- a CDS encoding LCP family protein: MSGSHRSGARPESGSQPAISKATPRTRRPRRRRRILSIALSLAILLMAGAGWIYLRLNGNIRTFSADGVSPDRPEETGGRNVLVIGSDSRAGGNDAYGGGQGDVGRSDTAFLLHVYADRRHAVAVSIPRDALVEIPPCRLPDGSWTGPKANTMFNAAFSVGDTTRGNPACTQNTVEKLTGLRVDHTVVIDFAGFAAMTSAVGGVDVCVPTDVYAGDLNPNLHARGELLFAKGRQTVSGRKALDYVRIRHGLGDGSDIGRIRRQQAFVAALITRVKGKGLDPTTLVPLADAATKALTVDPGLGSVPKLTSFAMSLRDIDLHNTKFVTVPWRYQGERVAIVRPQADILWSALRADRTVDGEDAGGKSPEPSPGSPPTNAAPVPVPGTGISVAVYNGTSTTGLAARAADTLRANGFTVTTTATAASRTHVATVIEYGRGERDRADALVPLFPGAELRPTSATGLTITLGRTFASEPPPTTKPTEPTEPSTSTPAPPPASVVDKVRSADDDPCSNLSFG, encoded by the coding sequence ATGTCGGGAAGTCACAGGTCGGGCGCAAGGCCCGAGTCGGGGTCGCAGCCCGCGATATCCAAGGCGACACCCCGCACCCGCCGACCACGCAGGCGCCGCCGGATCCTCAGCATCGCCCTCTCCCTGGCCATCCTCCTGATGGCCGGCGCCGGGTGGATCTACCTCCGGCTCAACGGCAACATCCGGACCTTCTCCGCCGACGGCGTCTCCCCCGACCGCCCCGAGGAGACCGGCGGCCGGAACGTGCTGGTGATCGGCTCCGACTCGCGCGCCGGCGGCAACGACGCGTACGGCGGCGGACAGGGCGACGTCGGCCGCTCGGACACCGCGTTCCTCCTGCACGTGTACGCCGACCGCAGACACGCGGTCGCCGTCTCGATCCCGCGCGACGCGCTCGTGGAGATACCCCCGTGCCGTCTGCCCGACGGCTCCTGGACCGGGCCCAAGGCCAACACCATGTTCAACGCGGCCTTCTCCGTGGGCGACACCACCCGGGGCAACCCCGCCTGTACGCAGAACACCGTCGAGAAGCTGACCGGCCTGCGCGTCGACCACACCGTGGTGATCGACTTCGCCGGCTTCGCCGCCATGACCTCGGCGGTCGGCGGCGTGGACGTCTGCGTACCCACCGACGTATACGCGGGCGACCTGAACCCCAACCTGCACGCTCGCGGCGAACTGCTGTTCGCCAAGGGCCGCCAGACCGTCTCCGGCCGCAAGGCGCTCGACTACGTGCGCATCCGGCACGGCCTCGGCGACGGCTCCGACATCGGCCGCATCCGCCGCCAACAGGCGTTCGTCGCCGCGCTGATCACCCGGGTCAAGGGCAAGGGCCTCGATCCCACCACCCTGGTCCCGCTCGCCGACGCGGCCACCAAGGCGCTGACCGTCGACCCCGGCCTCGGGTCGGTACCGAAGCTGACCTCGTTCGCGATGTCCCTGCGCGACATCGACCTGCACAACACCAAGTTCGTCACGGTGCCGTGGCGCTACCAGGGCGAACGGGTCGCGATCGTCCGCCCGCAAGCCGACATCCTGTGGAGCGCGCTGCGCGCCGACCGCACCGTCGACGGCGAGGACGCGGGCGGCAAGTCCCCGGAGCCGAGCCCCGGTTCGCCGCCGACGAACGCCGCACCCGTACCCGTGCCCGGCACCGGAATCAGCGTCGCCGTATACAACGGCACCTCCACAACCGGCCTGGCCGCCCGCGCCGCGGACACCCTCAGAGCCAACGGATTCACCGTCACCACCACGGCAACCGCCGCCTCCCGCACCCACGTCGCGACCGTGATCGAGTACGGCCGAGGCGAACGCGACCGGGCCGACGCCCTCGTCCCCCTGTTCCCGGGCGCCGAACTACGCCCGACCTCGGCAACCGGCCTCACCATCACACTCGGCCGCACCTTCGCCTCCGAGCCACCCCCGACAACCAAGCCCACCGAGCCCACCGAGCCCTCCACCTCGACGCCCGCGCCCCCACCGGCATCGGTCGTCGACAAGGTCCGCTCCGCCGACGACGACCCGTGCTCCAACCTCTCCTTCGGCTGA
- a CDS encoding phosphatase — protein MTTPNIPPSPDELLRHLIATRIAGPIATPREVNLRHYAELVRGNLRFWLGLDLGDRWKTEEDVLAVMVERAGVDPNPEHRAGQDTIDPELTLAALDRMAAVLRDAAARRLRVLVATGHPGGLLDVHRAIAESLSAAGATVIDIPRHLRTTEGDDETWGDVRQFGGVAVLERGATLWHTHAPQPMSAILDALAESGRPRPDLVVADHGWAGRAGQHGIPTVAFADSNDPALFLGEAEGTVTVTVPLDDHIVDARDYAPMTAYLLAAAGLSAQAR, from the coding sequence ATGACGACGCCGAACATCCCACCGTCGCCCGACGAGTTGCTCCGGCACCTGATCGCGACCCGCATCGCGGGCCCGATCGCCACCCCACGGGAGGTCAACCTCCGGCACTACGCCGAACTGGTCCGCGGAAACCTGCGTTTTTGGCTCGGCCTGGACCTGGGCGACCGCTGGAAGACCGAGGAGGACGTGCTCGCCGTGATGGTCGAGCGCGCGGGCGTGGACCCGAACCCCGAACACCGCGCCGGCCAGGACACCATCGACCCCGAGTTGACCCTGGCCGCCCTCGACCGGATGGCCGCCGTACTGCGCGACGCCGCGGCCCGCCGACTGCGCGTGCTCGTCGCCACCGGCCACCCCGGCGGCCTGCTCGACGTACACCGCGCCATCGCCGAGTCGTTGAGCGCGGCCGGCGCCACCGTCATCGACATCCCGCGCCACCTGCGCACCACCGAGGGGGACGACGAAACCTGGGGCGACGTGCGCCAGTTCGGCGGTGTCGCGGTCCTGGAACGCGGGGCCACCCTGTGGCACACGCACGCCCCGCAACCGATGAGCGCGATCCTGGACGCGCTCGCGGAGAGCGGCCGACCCCGCCCCGACCTCGTGGTCGCCGACCACGGCTGGGCGGGCCGCGCCGGGCAACACGGCATCCCCACCGTCGCGTTCGCCGACAGCAACGACCCGGCGCTGTTCCTCGGCGAGGCCGAGGGCACGGTCACGGTGACCGTCCCGCTCGACGACCACATCGTCGACGCCCGCGACTACGCCCCGATGACCGCCTACCTCCTGGCCGCCGCCGGCTTGTCCGCCCAGGCCCGCTGA